The Scyliorhinus torazame isolate Kashiwa2021f chromosome 10, sScyTor2.1, whole genome shotgun sequence genome contains a region encoding:
- the ccne1 gene encoding G1/S-specific cyclin-E1 isoform X2 — translation MPRKSEIINQSTKAEETKEIVLRSRKRKANVAICLQDLDEVTEVQTTKPYEKEACWNTVSNCIRPYRLNSTLHKNPDDVVTSNSISYVECRFKNVLVTPTRASPLPVLCWGNCDEVWNILLKKEQAYLRDKDVLQKHPLLQPKMRTILLDWLMEVCEVYKLHRETFYLAQDFFDRFMATQQNVVKTRLQLIGISALFIAAKLEEIYPPKLHQFAYVTDGACTEEEILNMELVVLKALKWSLCPITIVSWLNIYMQVAYLQEIYEILIPQYPQEMFVQVMELLDLCILDLKCLEFTYGVTAASALYHFSSYELVHKVSGFEWSEIEGCVKWMVPFAMALREMGSIKLKKLKGVWPEDLHNIQTHSNSLSLLDKAHTKQALLLEQSRCSPVPSGILTPPQSSKKHNSGVGPHEHHLQP, via the exons ATGCCCAGGAAAAG TGAAATAATAAACCAGTCAACAAAGGCCGAAGAAACCAAAGAGATTGTGCTGCGTTCCAGAAAGCGGAAAGCAAACGTTGCCATT TGTTTGCAAGACTTGGATGAAGTTACAGAAGTGCAGACAACGAAACCATATGAAAAGGAG GCTTGCTGGAATACTGTAAGCAACTGTATACGTCCGTACAGACTCAATTCAACATTGCACAAAAATCCAGATGATGTGGTTACATCAAATTCTATTAGTTATGTGGAGTGCAGGTTCAAAAATGTCTTAGTCACTCCAACTAGAGCTTCACCATTACCAGTACTCTG CTGGGGAAATTGTGATGAAGTATGGAATATTCTTTTGAAGAAAGAACAGGCATATTTAAGAGACAAAGATGTTTTGCAAAAACATCCTCTCTTGCAACCCAAGATGAGGACTATTCTTCTAGACTGGTTAATGGAG GTTTGCGAAGTCTACAAGCTACACAGAGAAACATTTTATTTAGCCCAGGACTTCTTCGATAGGTTTATGGCAACACAGCAAAATGTTGTGAAGACACGATTGCAGCTTATTGGTATTTCAGCTTTATTTATTGCTGCAAAGCTAGAG GAAATCTACCCACCAAAGCTACACCAGTTTGCTTATGTTACTGATGGAGCTTGCACAGAAGAAGAAATCCTTAACATGGAACTTGTTGTCTTGAAG GCTCTGAAGTGGAGTTTGTGTCCAATAACCATTGTATCTTGGCTTAACATCTACATGCAAGTTGCATATTTGCAAGAAATCTATGAAATATTGATACCACAATACCCTCAAGAAATGTTTGTTCAAGTAATGGAG TTATTGGATCTCTGTATCTTGGATCTGAAGTGTTTGGAGTTCACATATGGAGTTACAGCAGCTTCAGCTTTGTATCACTTTTCTtcttatgaattagttcacaaagtTTCAG GATTTGAATGGAGTGAAATAGAAGGATGTGTGAAATGGATGGTTCCATTTGCTATGGCCTTGAGAGAAATGGGAAGCATAAAACTCAAGAAGTTGAAAGGTGTTTGGCCAGAGGATTTGCACAATATACAGACACACTCTAACAGCTTATCATTACTG GATAAAGCTCACACAAAGCAAGCACTACTATTGGAACAGAGTAGATGTTCACCTGTACCTTCTGGAATTTTAACACCACCACAAAGCAGTAAGAAACACAACTCTGGTGTGGGTCCTCATGAACATCATCTGCAACCTTGA
- the ccne1 gene encoding G1/S-specific cyclin-E1 isoform X1 yields the protein MTTSSSRERALDSRQRFKGSSAGAVAWLSRSGAGSEREPARGGLIREIFNTPSTPKMPRKSEIINQSTKAEETKEIVLRSRKRKANVAICLQDLDEVTEVQTTKPYEKEACWNTVSNCIRPYRLNSTLHKNPDDVVTSNSISYVECRFKNVLVTPTRASPLPVLCWGNCDEVWNILLKKEQAYLRDKDVLQKHPLLQPKMRTILLDWLMEVCEVYKLHRETFYLAQDFFDRFMATQQNVVKTRLQLIGISALFIAAKLEEIYPPKLHQFAYVTDGACTEEEILNMELVVLKALKWSLCPITIVSWLNIYMQVAYLQEIYEILIPQYPQEMFVQVMELLDLCILDLKCLEFTYGVTAASALYHFSSYELVHKVSGFEWSEIEGCVKWMVPFAMALREMGSIKLKKLKGVWPEDLHNIQTHSNSLSLLDKAHTKQALLLEQSRCSPVPSGILTPPQSSKKHNSGVGPHEHHLQP from the exons ATGACCACTTCCTCCAGCCGAGAACGCGCGCTCGACTCCCGCCAGCGATTTAAAGGGAGCAGCGCAGGCGCAGTTGCCTGGCTCTCCAGGAGCGGCGCCGGGTCAGAGCGGGAGCCGGCTCGGGGCGGGCTAATCAGG GAGATATTTAACACTCCATCAACTCCGAAGATGCCCAGGAAAAG TGAAATAATAAACCAGTCAACAAAGGCCGAAGAAACCAAAGAGATTGTGCTGCGTTCCAGAAAGCGGAAAGCAAACGTTGCCATT TGTTTGCAAGACTTGGATGAAGTTACAGAAGTGCAGACAACGAAACCATATGAAAAGGAG GCTTGCTGGAATACTGTAAGCAACTGTATACGTCCGTACAGACTCAATTCAACATTGCACAAAAATCCAGATGATGTGGTTACATCAAATTCTATTAGTTATGTGGAGTGCAGGTTCAAAAATGTCTTAGTCACTCCAACTAGAGCTTCACCATTACCAGTACTCTG CTGGGGAAATTGTGATGAAGTATGGAATATTCTTTTGAAGAAAGAACAGGCATATTTAAGAGACAAAGATGTTTTGCAAAAACATCCTCTCTTGCAACCCAAGATGAGGACTATTCTTCTAGACTGGTTAATGGAG GTTTGCGAAGTCTACAAGCTACACAGAGAAACATTTTATTTAGCCCAGGACTTCTTCGATAGGTTTATGGCAACACAGCAAAATGTTGTGAAGACACGATTGCAGCTTATTGGTATTTCAGCTTTATTTATTGCTGCAAAGCTAGAG GAAATCTACCCACCAAAGCTACACCAGTTTGCTTATGTTACTGATGGAGCTTGCACAGAAGAAGAAATCCTTAACATGGAACTTGTTGTCTTGAAG GCTCTGAAGTGGAGTTTGTGTCCAATAACCATTGTATCTTGGCTTAACATCTACATGCAAGTTGCATATTTGCAAGAAATCTATGAAATATTGATACCACAATACCCTCAAGAAATGTTTGTTCAAGTAATGGAG TTATTGGATCTCTGTATCTTGGATCTGAAGTGTTTGGAGTTCACATATGGAGTTACAGCAGCTTCAGCTTTGTATCACTTTTCTtcttatgaattagttcacaaagtTTCAG GATTTGAATGGAGTGAAATAGAAGGATGTGTGAAATGGATGGTTCCATTTGCTATGGCCTTGAGAGAAATGGGAAGCATAAAACTCAAGAAGTTGAAAGGTGTTTGGCCAGAGGATTTGCACAATATACAGACACACTCTAACAGCTTATCATTACTG GATAAAGCTCACACAAAGCAAGCACTACTATTGGAACAGAGTAGATGTTCACCTGTACCTTCTGGAATTTTAACACCACCACAAAGCAGTAAGAAACACAACTCTGGTGTGGGTCCTCATGAACATCATCTGCAACCTTGA